From Maniola hyperantus chromosome 28, iAphHyp1.2, whole genome shotgun sequence, one genomic window encodes:
- the LOC117994993 gene encoding zinc finger protein 37 homolog isoform X1, translated as MSFLQRRAIEESIKVNLEETLLDDPLVLYNNRHSDIMEFSSTKGTVPRSQGPSKSQFCMICLNTSVGCKLYLANTCNLDLAYEQLTGISLQGEMHLVPQFCTECAQRLANCCKLRDKSLRAYHLLLKLVAINQTLTTQNIEALSVSKNLTSNIGKKSLPPDHCDLYLIHKEQDPEVQELSQSQTIKTEEKLLDSKLILNPDPDEVKTENLDDITDYVVEFDLDDNQTDDLEDVEIDTDIHRDKRMNDKVYLPNNKSIKTEVESVNSKLILNSDLENEVKVKNELLELKTENLGDVQTGDLEDIDIDMDIDIQRDKRVKRKDVYMNNVINDTNNYIDLEDSGSYLKSVVYDEADTKNVKKPAKITNSKIKVIRKRTPKPKTVKKGKKSVKVEDKEFLKQFDVTEMSYDEQLADLQKRKETPNFQNSVYKCVECFKGFRSDNVYNTHKDKHTDKFGKVVCPICRLHYQSQHKLNEHVSRVHRMKYSCTSCPLVTSHKMAAINHQQWHDGVVYTCPHCQEERHSKTGYLSHLRIMHPTNMVCTLCGFSFLNQKGLGLHVKRKHRDLDVQNPDGPFCEPCNIRFASDTAYKQHMQVSLKHAAGKLLKRNTPKQNYTRTDKSEEQLNSETKLISCEQCGVQLQGFRSYNHHFKMYHPGETRTQHPPHKTNSASSQCLCEKCGQSFLTPYTLQFHMTSKHSGKKEFQCDVCDKSFYLKRHLVLHVKTHSGDQLLHQCPVCQKKFNLRANCKRHIWTHKARKPHACVTCERSFADAAALRSHVRHYHYKTPYPKKRRA; from the exons ATGTCCTTTCTACAGAGGAGAGCCATCGAGGAATCTATTAAAGTTAATCTAGAAGAGACACTGCTAGATGATCCATTGGTATTGTACAATAATAGACACAGTGATATAATGGAGTTTAGTTCCACAAAAGGAACAGTACCAAGGAGTCAAGGGCCATCAAAATCACAG tTCTGTATGATATGCCTAAACACCAGCGTTGGATGTAAGCTGTACCTGGCCAACACATGTAACCTGGATTTGGCATATGAACAGTTGACTGGAATTTCA CTGCAAGGCGAGATGCACCTGGTGCCGCAGTTCTGCACTGAATGTGCTCAGAGACTGGCCAACTGCTGCAAGCTCAGAGACAAGAGTCTGAGGGCTTATCATTTACTGTTGAAATTGGTTGCAATAAATCAAACG TTGACAACACAAAACATTGAAGCACTAAGCGTATCAAAGAATCTAACATCAAATATAGGCAAAAAATCATTGCCACCAGACCACTGTGACTTGTATCTGATACACAAGGAACAAGACCCAGAAGTACAAGAATTATCACAAAGTCAAACAATAAAAACTGAAGAGAAATTGCTTGACAGCAAACTTATACTGAATCCGGATCCTGATGAAGTTAAAACGGAAAATTTAGATGACATAACTGATTATGTAGTAGAATTCGATTTAGATGATAACCAAACTGACGATCTAGAAGATGTTGAAATCGATACTGATATACATCGTGATAAAAGAATGAACGATAAAGTTTATTTACCaaacaacaaatcaataaaaacTGAAGTCGAAAGTGTTAACAGCAAACTCATACTGAACTCTGATCTTGAAAATGaagtaaaagttaaaaatgaaCTTCTAGAGCTGAAAACAGAAAATTTAGGTGATGTCCAAACTGGTGATTTAGAAGATATCGATATTGATATGGATATTGATATACAACGTGATAAAAGAGTCAAGCGTAAAGATGTGTATATGAATAATGTGATAAACGATACAAACAATTACATTGATTTAGAAGACAGTGGTAGTTATTTAAAATCAGTAGTTTATGATGAAGCAGAtactaaaaatgttaaaaaacctGCTAAAATTACTAATAGCAAAATTAAAGTCATACGAAAACGTACGCCTAAACCAAAAACAGTCAAAAAAGGTAAAAAGTCAGTAAAAGTTGAAGATAAGGAGTTTTTAAAACAGTTCGACGTAACTGAAATGAGTTATGATGAACAGTTAGCTGATTTACAGAAAAGGAAAGAGACGCCCAATTTCCAAAATTCTGTATACAAATGTGTGGAGTGTTtcaaagggttccgtagtgaCAATGTTTACAATACACATAAGGACAAACATACTGAT aaatttgGAAAAGTGGTCTGCCCCATATGTAGACTTCACTACCAGAGTCAACACAAGCTGAACGAGCACGTGTCCCGCGTGCACAGGATGAAGTACAGCTGTACTAGCTGTCCACTAGTCACCAGCCATAA GATGGCAGCCATCAACCACCAGCAGTGGCACGATGGCGTCGTGTATACGTGCCCGCACTGTCAGGAGGAGAGACA TTCAAAGACCGGCTACTTGTCGCATCTACGCATAATGCACCCCACAAACATGGTGTGCACCCTGTGCGGGTTCTCCTTCCTCAACCAGAAGGGGCTCGGCCTGCATGTCAAGAGGAAACATCGCGACCTCGACGTGcag AACCCAGACGGTCCTTTCTGTGAGCCGTGCAATATCCGCTTTGCATCTGACACCGCGTACAAGCAGCATATGCAGGTGTCGCTCAAACATGCTGCTGGAAA GTTACTGAAGCGCAACACTCCTAAGCAGAACTACACCAGAACTGACAAGAGTGAAGAGCAACTCAACTCGGAGACCAAGCTGATCTCGTGCGAACAG TGCGGCGTTCAACTACAGGGTTTCCGATCGTACAACCATCATTTCAAGATGTATCACCCAGGCGAGACTCGAACCCAGCACCCGCCGCACAAGACCAACTCCGCAAGCTCGCAGTGTTTGTGCGAAAAGTGCGGGCAGTCTTTTCTG ACGCCATACACCCTGCAATTCCACATGACGTCAAAGCATTCCGGCAAGAAGGAGTTCCAGTGTGACGTCTGCGACAAGTCGTTCTACCTCAAGCGGCACCTGGTGCTGCACGTGAAGACTCACAGCGGAGACCAGCTGCTGCACCAGTGTCCCGTGTGCCAGAAGAAGTTCAACCTGCGGGCGAATTGCAAGAGACATATATGG ACGCACAAGGCCCGCAAGCCGCACGCGTGCGTCACGTGCGAGCGCTCGTTCGCGGACGCGGCGGCGCTGCGCTCGCACGTGCGCCATTACCACTACAAGACGCCCTACCCTAAGAAACGACGCGCGTAG
- the LOC117994993 gene encoding zinc finger protein 37 homolog isoform X3 has translation MSFLQRRAIEESIKVNLEETLLDDPLVLYNNRHSDIMEFSSTKGTVPRSQGPSKSQLQGEMHLVPQFCTECAQRLANCCKLRDKSLRAYHLLLKLVAINQTLTTQNIEALSVSKNLTSNIGKKSLPPDHCDLYLIHKEQDPEVQELSQSQTIKTEEKLLDSKLILNPDPDEVKTENLDDITDYVVEFDLDDNQTDDLEDVEIDTDIHRDKRMNDKVYLPNNKSIKTEVESVNSKLILNSDLENEVKVKNELLELKTENLGDVQTGDLEDIDIDMDIDIQRDKRVKRKDVYMNNVINDTNNYIDLEDSGSYLKSVVYDEADTKNVKKPAKITNSKIKVIRKRTPKPKTVKKGKKSVKVEDKEFLKQFDVTEMSYDEQLADLQKRKETPNFQNSVYKCVECFKGFRSDNVYNTHKDKHTDKFGKVVCPICRLHYQSQHKLNEHVSRVHRMKYSCTSCPLVTSHKMAAINHQQWHDGVVYTCPHCQEERHSKTGYLSHLRIMHPTNMVCTLCGFSFLNQKGLGLHVKRKHRDLDVQNPDGPFCEPCNIRFASDTAYKQHMQVSLKHAAGKLLKRNTPKQNYTRTDKSEEQLNSETKLISCEQCGVQLQGFRSYNHHFKMYHPGETRTQHPPHKTNSASSQCLCEKCGQSFLTPYTLQFHMTSKHSGKKEFQCDVCDKSFYLKRHLVLHVKTHSGDQLLHQCPVCQKKFNLRANCKRHIWTHKARKPHACVTCERSFADAAALRSHVRHYHYKTPYPKKRRA, from the exons ATGTCCTTTCTACAGAGGAGAGCCATCGAGGAATCTATTAAAGTTAATCTAGAAGAGACACTGCTAGATGATCCATTGGTATTGTACAATAATAGACACAGTGATATAATGGAGTTTAGTTCCACAAAAGGAACAGTACCAAGGAGTCAAGGGCCATCAAAATCACAG CTGCAAGGCGAGATGCACCTGGTGCCGCAGTTCTGCACTGAATGTGCTCAGAGACTGGCCAACTGCTGCAAGCTCAGAGACAAGAGTCTGAGGGCTTATCATTTACTGTTGAAATTGGTTGCAATAAATCAAACG TTGACAACACAAAACATTGAAGCACTAAGCGTATCAAAGAATCTAACATCAAATATAGGCAAAAAATCATTGCCACCAGACCACTGTGACTTGTATCTGATACACAAGGAACAAGACCCAGAAGTACAAGAATTATCACAAAGTCAAACAATAAAAACTGAAGAGAAATTGCTTGACAGCAAACTTATACTGAATCCGGATCCTGATGAAGTTAAAACGGAAAATTTAGATGACATAACTGATTATGTAGTAGAATTCGATTTAGATGATAACCAAACTGACGATCTAGAAGATGTTGAAATCGATACTGATATACATCGTGATAAAAGAATGAACGATAAAGTTTATTTACCaaacaacaaatcaataaaaacTGAAGTCGAAAGTGTTAACAGCAAACTCATACTGAACTCTGATCTTGAAAATGaagtaaaagttaaaaatgaaCTTCTAGAGCTGAAAACAGAAAATTTAGGTGATGTCCAAACTGGTGATTTAGAAGATATCGATATTGATATGGATATTGATATACAACGTGATAAAAGAGTCAAGCGTAAAGATGTGTATATGAATAATGTGATAAACGATACAAACAATTACATTGATTTAGAAGACAGTGGTAGTTATTTAAAATCAGTAGTTTATGATGAAGCAGAtactaaaaatgttaaaaaacctGCTAAAATTACTAATAGCAAAATTAAAGTCATACGAAAACGTACGCCTAAACCAAAAACAGTCAAAAAAGGTAAAAAGTCAGTAAAAGTTGAAGATAAGGAGTTTTTAAAACAGTTCGACGTAACTGAAATGAGTTATGATGAACAGTTAGCTGATTTACAGAAAAGGAAAGAGACGCCCAATTTCCAAAATTCTGTATACAAATGTGTGGAGTGTTtcaaagggttccgtagtgaCAATGTTTACAATACACATAAGGACAAACATACTGAT aaatttgGAAAAGTGGTCTGCCCCATATGTAGACTTCACTACCAGAGTCAACACAAGCTGAACGAGCACGTGTCCCGCGTGCACAGGATGAAGTACAGCTGTACTAGCTGTCCACTAGTCACCAGCCATAA GATGGCAGCCATCAACCACCAGCAGTGGCACGATGGCGTCGTGTATACGTGCCCGCACTGTCAGGAGGAGAGACA TTCAAAGACCGGCTACTTGTCGCATCTACGCATAATGCACCCCACAAACATGGTGTGCACCCTGTGCGGGTTCTCCTTCCTCAACCAGAAGGGGCTCGGCCTGCATGTCAAGAGGAAACATCGCGACCTCGACGTGcag AACCCAGACGGTCCTTTCTGTGAGCCGTGCAATATCCGCTTTGCATCTGACACCGCGTACAAGCAGCATATGCAGGTGTCGCTCAAACATGCTGCTGGAAA GTTACTGAAGCGCAACACTCCTAAGCAGAACTACACCAGAACTGACAAGAGTGAAGAGCAACTCAACTCGGAGACCAAGCTGATCTCGTGCGAACAG TGCGGCGTTCAACTACAGGGTTTCCGATCGTACAACCATCATTTCAAGATGTATCACCCAGGCGAGACTCGAACCCAGCACCCGCCGCACAAGACCAACTCCGCAAGCTCGCAGTGTTTGTGCGAAAAGTGCGGGCAGTCTTTTCTG ACGCCATACACCCTGCAATTCCACATGACGTCAAAGCATTCCGGCAAGAAGGAGTTCCAGTGTGACGTCTGCGACAAGTCGTTCTACCTCAAGCGGCACCTGGTGCTGCACGTGAAGACTCACAGCGGAGACCAGCTGCTGCACCAGTGTCCCGTGTGCCAGAAGAAGTTCAACCTGCGGGCGAATTGCAAGAGACATATATGG ACGCACAAGGCCCGCAAGCCGCACGCGTGCGTCACGTGCGAGCGCTCGTTCGCGGACGCGGCGGCGCTGCGCTCGCACGTGCGCCATTACCACTACAAGACGCCCTACCCTAAGAAACGACGCGCGTAG
- the LOC117994993 gene encoding zinc finger protein 58-like isoform X2 — MSFLQRRAIEESIKVNLEETLLDDPLVLYNNRHSDIMEFSSTKGTVPRSQGPSKSQFCMICLNTSVGCKLYLANTCNLDLAYEQLTGISLQGEMHLVPQFCTECAQRLANCCKLRDKSLRAYHLLLKLVAINQTLTTQNIEALSVSKNLTSNIGKKSLPPDHCDLYLIHKEQDPEVQELSQSQTIKTEEKLLDSKLILNPDPDEVKTENLDDITDYVVEFDLDDNQTDDLEDVEIDTDIHRDKRMNDKVYLPNNKSIKTEVESVNSKLILNSDLENEVKVKNELLELKTENLGDVQTGDLEDIDIDMDIDIQRDKRVKRKDVYMNNVINDTNNYIDLEDSGSYLKSVVYDEADTKNVKKPAKITNSKIKVIRKRTPKPKTVKKGKKSVKVEDKEFLKQFDVTEMSYDEQLADLQKRKETPNFQNSVYKCVECFKGFRSDNVYNTHKDKHTDKFGKVVCPICRLHYQSQHKLNEHVSRVHRMKYSCTSCPLVTSHKMAAINHQQWHDGVVYTCPHCQEERHSKTGYLSHLRIMHPTNMVCTLCGFSFLNQKGLGLHVKRKHRDLDVQNPDGPFCEPCNIRFASDTAYKQHMQVSLKHAAGKLLKRNTPKQNYTRTDKSEEQLNSETKLISCEQCGVQLQGFRSYNHHFKMYHPGETRTQHPPHKTNSASSQCLCEKCGQSFLTPYTLQFHMTSKHSGKKEFQCDVCDKSFYLKRHLVLHVKTHSGDQLLHQCPVCQKKFNLRANCKRHIWTHKARKPHACVTCEPQ; from the exons ATGTCCTTTCTACAGAGGAGAGCCATCGAGGAATCTATTAAAGTTAATCTAGAAGAGACACTGCTAGATGATCCATTGGTATTGTACAATAATAGACACAGTGATATAATGGAGTTTAGTTCCACAAAAGGAACAGTACCAAGGAGTCAAGGGCCATCAAAATCACAG tTCTGTATGATATGCCTAAACACCAGCGTTGGATGTAAGCTGTACCTGGCCAACACATGTAACCTGGATTTGGCATATGAACAGTTGACTGGAATTTCA CTGCAAGGCGAGATGCACCTGGTGCCGCAGTTCTGCACTGAATGTGCTCAGAGACTGGCCAACTGCTGCAAGCTCAGAGACAAGAGTCTGAGGGCTTATCATTTACTGTTGAAATTGGTTGCAATAAATCAAACG TTGACAACACAAAACATTGAAGCACTAAGCGTATCAAAGAATCTAACATCAAATATAGGCAAAAAATCATTGCCACCAGACCACTGTGACTTGTATCTGATACACAAGGAACAAGACCCAGAAGTACAAGAATTATCACAAAGTCAAACAATAAAAACTGAAGAGAAATTGCTTGACAGCAAACTTATACTGAATCCGGATCCTGATGAAGTTAAAACGGAAAATTTAGATGACATAACTGATTATGTAGTAGAATTCGATTTAGATGATAACCAAACTGACGATCTAGAAGATGTTGAAATCGATACTGATATACATCGTGATAAAAGAATGAACGATAAAGTTTATTTACCaaacaacaaatcaataaaaacTGAAGTCGAAAGTGTTAACAGCAAACTCATACTGAACTCTGATCTTGAAAATGaagtaaaagttaaaaatgaaCTTCTAGAGCTGAAAACAGAAAATTTAGGTGATGTCCAAACTGGTGATTTAGAAGATATCGATATTGATATGGATATTGATATACAACGTGATAAAAGAGTCAAGCGTAAAGATGTGTATATGAATAATGTGATAAACGATACAAACAATTACATTGATTTAGAAGACAGTGGTAGTTATTTAAAATCAGTAGTTTATGATGAAGCAGAtactaaaaatgttaaaaaacctGCTAAAATTACTAATAGCAAAATTAAAGTCATACGAAAACGTACGCCTAAACCAAAAACAGTCAAAAAAGGTAAAAAGTCAGTAAAAGTTGAAGATAAGGAGTTTTTAAAACAGTTCGACGTAACTGAAATGAGTTATGATGAACAGTTAGCTGATTTACAGAAAAGGAAAGAGACGCCCAATTTCCAAAATTCTGTATACAAATGTGTGGAGTGTTtcaaagggttccgtagtgaCAATGTTTACAATACACATAAGGACAAACATACTGAT aaatttgGAAAAGTGGTCTGCCCCATATGTAGACTTCACTACCAGAGTCAACACAAGCTGAACGAGCACGTGTCCCGCGTGCACAGGATGAAGTACAGCTGTACTAGCTGTCCACTAGTCACCAGCCATAA GATGGCAGCCATCAACCACCAGCAGTGGCACGATGGCGTCGTGTATACGTGCCCGCACTGTCAGGAGGAGAGACA TTCAAAGACCGGCTACTTGTCGCATCTACGCATAATGCACCCCACAAACATGGTGTGCACCCTGTGCGGGTTCTCCTTCCTCAACCAGAAGGGGCTCGGCCTGCATGTCAAGAGGAAACATCGCGACCTCGACGTGcag AACCCAGACGGTCCTTTCTGTGAGCCGTGCAATATCCGCTTTGCATCTGACACCGCGTACAAGCAGCATATGCAGGTGTCGCTCAAACATGCTGCTGGAAA GTTACTGAAGCGCAACACTCCTAAGCAGAACTACACCAGAACTGACAAGAGTGAAGAGCAACTCAACTCGGAGACCAAGCTGATCTCGTGCGAACAG TGCGGCGTTCAACTACAGGGTTTCCGATCGTACAACCATCATTTCAAGATGTATCACCCAGGCGAGACTCGAACCCAGCACCCGCCGCACAAGACCAACTCCGCAAGCTCGCAGTGTTTGTGCGAAAAGTGCGGGCAGTCTTTTCTG ACGCCATACACCCTGCAATTCCACATGACGTCAAAGCATTCCGGCAAGAAGGAGTTCCAGTGTGACGTCTGCGACAAGTCGTTCTACCTCAAGCGGCACCTGGTGCTGCACGTGAAGACTCACAGCGGAGACCAGCTGCTGCACCAGTGTCCCGTGTGCCAGAAGAAGTTCAACCTGCGGGCGAATTGCAAGAGACATATATGG ACGCACAAGGCCCGCAAGCCGCACGCGTGCGTCACGtgcgagcctcaatag
- the LOC117994993 gene encoding uncharacterized protein isoform X4 — protein MSFLQRRAIEESIKVNLEETLLDDPLVLYNNRHSDIMEFSSTKGTVPRSQGPSKSQFCMICLNTSVGCKLYLANTCNLDLAYEQLTGISLQGEMHLVPQFCTECAQRLANCCKLRDKSLRAYHLLLKLVAINQTLTTQNIEALSVSKNLTSNIGKKSLPPDHCDLYLIHKEQDPEVQELSQSQTIKTEEKLLDSKLILNPDPDEVKTENLDDITDYVVEFDLDDNQTDDLEDVEIDTDIHRDKRMNDKVYLPNNKSIKTEVESVNSKLILNSDLENEVKVKNELLELKTENLGDVQTGDLEDIDIDMDIDIQRDKRVKRKDVYMNNVINDTNNYIDLEDSGSYLKSVVYDEADTKNVKKPAKITNSKIKVIRKRTPKPKTVKKGKKSVKVEDKEFLKQFDVTEMSYDEQLADLQKRKETPNFQNSVYKCVECFKGFRSDNVYNTHKDKHTDKFGKVVCPICRLHYQSQHKLNEHVSRVHRMKYSCTSCPLVTSHKMAAINHQQWHDGVVYTCPHCQEERHSKTGYLSHLRIMHPTNMVCTLCGFSFLNQKGLGLHVKRKHRDLDVQNPDGPFCEPCNIRFASDTAYKQHMQVSLKHAAGKLLKRNTPKQNYTRTDKSEEQLNSETKLISCEQCGIQLQGFRSYNHHFNMYDPGETRTQHPPHKTNTASS, from the exons ATGTCCTTTCTACAGAGGAGAGCCATCGAGGAATCTATTAAAGTTAATCTAGAAGAGACACTGCTAGATGATCCATTGGTATTGTACAATAATAGACACAGTGATATAATGGAGTTTAGTTCCACAAAAGGAACAGTACCAAGGAGTCAAGGGCCATCAAAATCACAG tTCTGTATGATATGCCTAAACACCAGCGTTGGATGTAAGCTGTACCTGGCCAACACATGTAACCTGGATTTGGCATATGAACAGTTGACTGGAATTTCA CTGCAAGGCGAGATGCACCTGGTGCCGCAGTTCTGCACTGAATGTGCTCAGAGACTGGCCAACTGCTGCAAGCTCAGAGACAAGAGTCTGAGGGCTTATCATTTACTGTTGAAATTGGTTGCAATAAATCAAACG TTGACAACACAAAACATTGAAGCACTAAGCGTATCAAAGAATCTAACATCAAATATAGGCAAAAAATCATTGCCACCAGACCACTGTGACTTGTATCTGATACACAAGGAACAAGACCCAGAAGTACAAGAATTATCACAAAGTCAAACAATAAAAACTGAAGAGAAATTGCTTGACAGCAAACTTATACTGAATCCGGATCCTGATGAAGTTAAAACGGAAAATTTAGATGACATAACTGATTATGTAGTAGAATTCGATTTAGATGATAACCAAACTGACGATCTAGAAGATGTTGAAATCGATACTGATATACATCGTGATAAAAGAATGAACGATAAAGTTTATTTACCaaacaacaaatcaataaaaacTGAAGTCGAAAGTGTTAACAGCAAACTCATACTGAACTCTGATCTTGAAAATGaagtaaaagttaaaaatgaaCTTCTAGAGCTGAAAACAGAAAATTTAGGTGATGTCCAAACTGGTGATTTAGAAGATATCGATATTGATATGGATATTGATATACAACGTGATAAAAGAGTCAAGCGTAAAGATGTGTATATGAATAATGTGATAAACGATACAAACAATTACATTGATTTAGAAGACAGTGGTAGTTATTTAAAATCAGTAGTTTATGATGAAGCAGAtactaaaaatgttaaaaaacctGCTAAAATTACTAATAGCAAAATTAAAGTCATACGAAAACGTACGCCTAAACCAAAAACAGTCAAAAAAGGTAAAAAGTCAGTAAAAGTTGAAGATAAGGAGTTTTTAAAACAGTTCGACGTAACTGAAATGAGTTATGATGAACAGTTAGCTGATTTACAGAAAAGGAAAGAGACGCCCAATTTCCAAAATTCTGTATACAAATGTGTGGAGTGTTtcaaagggttccgtagtgaCAATGTTTACAATACACATAAGGACAAACATACTGAT aaatttgGAAAAGTGGTCTGCCCCATATGTAGACTTCACTACCAGAGTCAACACAAGCTGAACGAGCACGTGTCCCGCGTGCACAGGATGAAGTACAGCTGTACTAGCTGTCCACTAGTCACCAGCCATAA GATGGCAGCCATCAACCACCAGCAGTGGCACGATGGCGTCGTGTATACGTGCCCGCACTGTCAGGAGGAGAGACA TTCAAAGACCGGCTACTTGTCGCATCTACGCATAATGCACCCCACAAACATGGTGTGCACCCTGTGCGGGTTCTCCTTCCTCAACCAGAAGGGGCTCGGCCTGCATGTCAAGAGGAAACATCGCGACCTCGACGTGcag AACCCAGACGGTCCTTTCTGTGAGCCGTGCAATATCCGCTTTGCATCTGACACCGCGTACAAGCAGCATATGCAGGTGTCGCTCAAACATGCTGCTGGAAA GTTACTGAAGCGCAACACTCCTAAGCAGAACTACACCAGAACTGACAAGAGTGAAGAGCAACTCAACTCGGAGACCAAGCTGATCTCGTGCGAACAG TGCGGCATTCAACTGCAGGGTTTCCGCTCGTACAACCATCATTTCAATATGTATGACCCGGGCGAGACTCGAACCCAGCACCCTCCACACAAGACCAACACCGCGAGCTCGTAG
- the LOC117995045 gene encoding LOW QUALITY PROTEIN: large ribosomal subunit protein uL18-like (The sequence of the model RefSeq protein was modified relative to this genomic sequence to represent the inferred CDS: inserted 1 base in 1 codon) has translation MGFVKVVKNKQYFKRYQVKFKRRHEGKTDYYARKRLVVQGKNKYNTPKYRLIVRLSNKDVTCQVAYSRIEGDHIVCAAYSHELPRYGIKVGLTNYXCTGLLLARRLLQRLGLDSLYAGATEVTGDEYNVEPVDNGPGAFRCYLDVGLARTTTGARVFGAMKGAVDGGLNVPHSIKRFPGYDAEAKKFNADVHRAHIFGLHVAEYMRNLEQEDEDSFKRQFGKYIKLGVTADAIENLYKKAHETIRTDQSHKKKEEKKDPAKQKRWSKRKLTLAERKNRIKQKKESFIKRLQAEA, from the exons ATGGGTTTCGTAAAAGTGGTGAAGAATAAGCAGTACTTCAAGCGGTATCAAGTTAAATTCAAGAGGCGTCATGAGGGCAAAACTGACTATTACGCACGGAAACGCCTGGTTGTACAGGGCAAGAATAAATATAACACGCCTAAATACCGTTTAATCGTTCGCCTCTCAAACAAGGATGTTACATGCCAAGTGGCTTACTCCCGTATTGAAGGAGACCACATTGTCTGCGCTGCCTACTCGCATGAATTACCTCGTTATGGTATTAAAGTGGGTCTAACTAACT GCTGCACTGGACTACTGCTGGCCAGGCGACTGCTTCAGAGGCTGGGGCTGGACTCTTTGTATGCTGGAGCTACAGAAGTCACTGGCGATGAGTACAATGTTGAACCTGTTGATAACGGACCTGGCGCATTTAGATGTTACTTGGACGTTGGTCTTGCACGCACAACAACTGGTGCCCGAGTATTCGGAGCTATGAAAGGGGCAGTTGACGGTGGTCTTAATGTTCCACATTCCATCAAGAGGTTCCCAGGTTATGATGCAGAAGCAAAAAAATTCAACGCAGATGTTCACAGAGCACATATATTTGGTCTTCATGTAGCTGAATATATGAGAAATCTTGAACAGGAAGATGAAGACTCATTCAAGAGACAGTTTGGCAAATACATCAAACTTGGTGTCACTGCTGATGCGATTGAAAACTTGTACAAGAAGGCCCATGAGACAATTCGTACAGATCAGTCTCacaaaaagaaagaagaaaagaaggatCCGGCCAAACAAAAACGCTGGAGCAAGCGCAAGCTGACACTGGCTGAAAGAAAGAACAGAATCAAGCAAAAGAAGGAATCCTTCATAAAAAGATTGCAAGCAGAAGCTTGA